DNA sequence from the Methanoculleus sp. SDB genome:
TGGAACTCCTCGATATCGGATCCTCCCGGGGGCACGAATGCCGCGACCTTTTCGGCCGTCAGGATGTTTTTCAGCCCTTTTCCCTCCTCGGTGGTGAGGTGGTCGCGCAGCATCCGGAGCACTTTCTTCGCGATATCATTCGGTTCGAACGTACCCGGTTTCAGGACGACCCACATGCGTGACCGTGGCGTCACCGAAGGAACCGGGCCGCCGATGACGGCCACCACCGGCTCAAACTGGATCCCGATTGCCACGCCGAGGGGGGTGTTTCGGAAATACGACCGTTCGCCCCGCACGATAAAGGATCCCCGCGAGACATACTCCCCCGCCTCGGGGGTCTTGCTTACCTGATCGGGACGTGCCGCGTAGACGTCCGCTGAAAAGTGCCCTGCTTTCCACGCATTCGAATATGACGCCGCGAAACGGGCGACTTCGTCCATCCGCTCCGTCTGGCCCTTGAGAATCACGACACTCGCTCCATGCACATCGGCATGCACAAAGGTATCCCCGCCCTCCATATACCGTTTCACCAGCTCTTCGTTCTGGTCGGCATCACGCCCGCCGAGCATGAGAACGCCGTCGCTCGTGTAGCACCAGCGGAACCGGTGGTACCACCGTGGCTTTAAGGTCGCAAACGGTTTCCGGCGGACGGGTTTCGGCTCCACCGTCCGCTCCATCGCAGCAATGGCACCCGCTTTTTTCCGCTTCATCTTCTTTATCCGGTCATAGTACCTGCCGATGTTCGCCTCGATGGTGTCACGCACGGAGATGGTGACGCGTTCGTCAAGTGCGAGATCGACGGCAGACTCTGCGGGGTGCACGGCAACCACGGCCCGTGCCGTCGGATTGTCGCTTGCCCGGAGCACCGCCTCGATCTCCTGCCACGAGCGGTCGCGTGATGCTGCGCTGAGAGTGGCGATGACATCCGAGACGAGCGTATAGTTGGCATATATGGTCTCGACGGCACGTTCGAGGCGGCCGATTGTCGTGTCGAACTTTACGACAGCCTCCTCCTGCTGCCGCCGGATTCGCTCCTCGCGGGAGAGGCGTGGTTTTTCCTCTTTCGAGACAACGCTGGGGGGCGGATAGAAATGATCGAGAGCCTCGGAAAAACCCTCAAAACGGGCAAGCACCGGTTCGTCACCGGGCGGAAACGGCCAGCACCCGGTTTTCGTAATCACGGCGTTGCCGCGGGCGGCTGCGAGCTCCAGGCAATCCCCGTATGCACGGGCAAGGGCGTCCGCAGGCGCTTCTGCGGCAGGTGTCCGTTTATCCACGCCCGCCCGGCGGCACACTTCCTCGGCATACCGCCCCCCGAGCATGAGATCGACGGCGAGGGTGCGGACCGTGTCCTTATCCGAACCCTGCAGGATTTCCCGGAGTTCGTCACCGGTCATGGCAGCCCGGCCCGGCCCCGGGAAGGTATATACGGCTCCGGGCACCACATCCCGATCCCTGAACCGGTGATGCCAGAGCGGCTTGATGATTGTGTACGACGCGTCGCAGAGCACGATGTTTCCTTCATCGAAGAGTTCGACGATCACCGAAAACGTGGTGTCCTTCTTTCCGATGACAAACTCGAAGATCCGCTGGAGGCCGTGCTGACGGATATCGAGGACACGCCCCCCGGATAGGTACTTCCTGAGCAGCATCGAGTACCCCGAAGGATTTTCGGGGGCGGGAGGAAGAGCGGCAACCAGATGGGCCCGTCGTCCGGCTTCTACAAGAAACAGAAGTCTCTCCTTATTCTCCCCGTTCAGCCGGATTCCGAACGTTTTCCCGTCATACTGATAGATTTTCCCTATCCAGAGAGGAAGGGTCGCCCGCAGCTCCGAAAGCATGCCATAGAGATCCACTCCGCCCATTCCCTGCTGTGTCGCCATCGATATACCAAGTTAGATATGGTGTGAGCACTAAAAAATAGACTACTGGTGTACGGATGAGTACGGAAAAACCCGGAGAGAGCACGCCGGAAAAACCTGGCGGCCCGCCAACCCCCTCTGAGAAATCCATGGAGCACAAGGAGCGAATCCTGAGAACCGTGATAGCATGCTTCATGGGAATCGCCGCAGGGATCCTCTCCTTCACCGTCGCCGGAGAGGTCAACCCTGAAACCGGATTACAGGCAAATGCCATTGTCGGATGGCTTCTGCTTCTTGCTGGCATCGTATTTCAGAAACATGTCTTTATCATCACACGGATCGATTATACGAAACTCGGCGGAAA
Encoded proteins:
- a CDS encoding RNA-binding protein, with the protein product MATQQGMGGVDLYGMLSELRATLPLWIGKIYQYDGKTFGIRLNGENKERLLFLVEAGRRAHLVAALPPAPENPSGYSMLLRKYLSGGRVLDIRQHGLQRIFEFVIGKKDTTFSVIVELFDEGNIVLCDASYTIIKPLWHHRFRDRDVVPGAVYTFPGPGRAAMTGDELREILQGSDKDTVRTLAVDLMLGGRYAEEVCRRAGVDKRTPAAEAPADALARAYGDCLELAAARGNAVITKTGCWPFPPGDEPVLARFEGFSEALDHFYPPPSVVSKEEKPRLSREERIRRQQEEAVVKFDTTIGRLERAVETIYANYTLVSDVIATLSAASRDRSWQEIEAVLRASDNPTARAVVAVHPAESAVDLALDERVTISVRDTIEANIGRYYDRIKKMKRKKAGAIAAMERTVEPKPVRRKPFATLKPRWYHRFRWCYTSDGVLMLGGRDADQNEELVKRYMEGGDTFVHADVHGASVVILKGQTERMDEVARFAASYSNAWKAGHFSADVYAARPDQVSKTPEAGEYVSRGSFIVRGERSYFRNTPLGVAIGIQFEPVVAVIGGPVPSVTPRSRMWVVLKPGTFEPNDIAKKVLRMLRDHLTTEEGKGLKNILTAEKVAAFVPPGGSDIEEFHESRV